From Schistocerca americana isolate TAMUIC-IGC-003095 chromosome 9, iqSchAmer2.1, whole genome shotgun sequence, the proteins below share one genomic window:
- the LOC124551143 gene encoding uncharacterized protein LOC124551143 isoform X1 — protein sequence MGDSEKGSRKAADEFDYEVLVTVLVFLRCLRKELPEFKVTCNAYETSMFNDVCVIWSGSRCKYALFVQLKHIASKESEPIKKVDLFSSSSNNKSDFNINKYHDYYKRVEKSLRDTGIQYSLVVSTNVSMHENAWDYFDERETDALVGAELLHTGGCIFELDPVEVKNNFDPGFMERFFMFCGQKGVKEIRGEICKELKQLLGSGAAETNNACKELCECVKKWKKRLCTNPENLTCSWSEWKDIENKYKSSFCTIS from the coding sequence GGACTCAGAGAAAGGATCACGAAAGGCAGCCGACGAGTTCGACTACGAAGTGCTGGTGACTGTGCTGGTCTTTCTTCGGTGCCTCAGAAAAGAGCTCCCCGAATTCAAGGTCACGTGCAATGCTTATGAAACGAGCATGTTTAACGACGTCTGCGTGATCTGGAGCGGCAGTCGCTGCAAATACGCCCTGTTCGTGCAGCTGAAGCACATTGCGTCGAAGGAATCTGAACCGATAAAAAAAGTTGACCTGTTTTCGTCGAGTAGTAATAATAAATCCGATTTCAACATCAACAAGTACCACGATTATTACAAAAGAGTCGAGAAGAGTTTAAGAGACACCGGTATTCAGTACTCACTGGTGGTCTCAACAAACGTGTCCATGCACGAAAACGCCTGGGACTACTTCGACGAACGAGAGACAGATGCTCTCGTGGGTGCGGAACTTCTGCACACCGGCGGCTGTATTTTCGAGCTCGACCCTGTGgaagttaaaaataattttgatcCCGGTTTTATGGAACGCTTCTTCATGTTCTGTGGACAGAAGGGCGTGAAAGAAATTAGGGGTGAAATCTGCAAGGAACTCAAGCAGCTGTTAGGATCCGGAGCTGCGGAAACCAACAATGCGTGCAAAGAATTGTGCGAGTGtgtgaagaaatggaagaaaagacTATGTACAAACCCTGAAAACCTAACATGTAGCTGGTCTGAGTGGAAAGACATTGAAAACAAATACAAATCTAGTTTTTGTACTATTTCGTGA